The sequence GGGACCAGCCTGACATTCGCTGTCCCATCCCACGTAGGAGGGTGAGTTTCTTATGTTTTATAAACGTGATTGCAGATTTCAAATAACTTGGCTAACAAGACCTGTTAACATGTTTGTATGGATCACAGTTGATTTGATACCATCTGCACTGTGCCCTCAATTTTTTCTTATTTTGCCTGAACACAGAATGACCTGGATGACCCTGAGCGAGGCATGATCTTTGTCTGCTCAGCCACCCacaagaccaagtccatgttctTCTTCCTGGCCCAGACGGAGCAGGGTGACATTTTCAAGGTCACCCTGGAGACCGATGAGGAGATGGTGAGGCCAGCAGGGTGCAGTCTGAGACTGGAACAGGGGGAGGGGTGGCAGAGGTGTTCATCTGATGTGTGGGAAAAAGAACTGTGCTGTTGAGGTAATGAGTCTTCATGTCTCTTCTCTGAAAAAAACATGGAGAGCATAAACACCTCTGATctcagcatgcacacacactaacTCGGGTCAGTGTTCACATGATGGGATATTCTGGGATTCCATATATTTCAAATAAACGTTTGTATCCCCCAGGTTACAGAGATCAGGATGAAGTACTTTGACACCATCCCTGTAGCCACATCCATGTGCGTGCTGAAGACCGGCTTCTTATTTGTGTCCTCAGAGTTTGGTAACCAGTAAGTCATTCATTACACTGCAATACCTCACACATCCCATCTATGTCCATGCCTCTTGCTCTCTTGTGTTCAttgtcttctctcttctctctctctgctagttACCTGTACCAGATAGCCCATCTGGGAGATGACGATGAAGAGCCAGAGTTCTCCTCTGCCATGCCCCTGGAGGAGGGAGATACCTTCTTCTTCCAGCCACGCCCCCTCAAGAACCTGGTGCTGGTGGACGAGCAGGAGAACCTCTCCCCCATCATGTCctgccaggtgtgtgtgaatcTCTTTGTGTTGTATGTTTGGTGTGCGTGCAACGGTTTTAGCTTTTGATTCCCATGGATTGTGGATGAACTTAGTGAGGTGCCACACCTTTCCCTCTGTTCTACTGAACCGAATTGTAACAGCTTTAGCTGGGGTAGATGTGTTTTCCCACTTTAGCACAATTAACCTGATTTTGACTTTACTTGAATGCGGGTTAGTTGGAGTACAAAGATTCTTGTCTTATTTTTTTCCCATTTTTATAAGTAGCGTTCATGTTAAccctctgtccacacacacacacagattcttcTGAAGTCTTTCGGCAAGGTTTGAGGAGAAGGCTGTTGAAGTGATGAGTTTCTCATGTCTCTTCTCTGACTAAATATTGCTAGATTTTAATTATCAGAGTAAGAACTCAacagacactatgaaagcttaaaccaagtttattcttcccaaagGATCGAACAGTTGAACCGACAAAGACATGATTACGATAGTGGTGGTATATGTACCccactttgggtggagtctcctcctcCTTGCTAAACATTGCATCTTTTTTTGCTAGGCAGGAAACTAAGTGATAAGGGTAATAAACGGTTCCGTTTCCCTTAGTGACCTGTCCTCGACCCCCTTATCCacggctctctccccttatcagtaCTGCCGCGTGACCGCTTTCCCTGCTCTCAGCTCCTCTCAAGCTTAATTGCACCCACCATAACCCTTCGTCCTACAGACAGCTCCTGGTGTAGATCCTGGGCTACGGCACCCCTCATGTCTCTATTAGAACTAATGATTCATAATAGTTACAGCTCACAAATCCAAACCCATCAATGGAGAGAGTTTAAACACCTCTGATCTCAGCGTTATAACGTGACACAGACACCAAATGTGAGACTGCCTTGTTTCTTTTTGGAGCTGTACTACTTGTTCAATTCTGTCCTCTTAGAATACATACGGATCTCTTACTCACCACCTGCTCATTGTTCCACTCACctaatctgtttctctctccctgtataGATTGCTGACCTGGCTAATGAGGACACTCCTCAGCTGTATGTGGCCTGTGGCAGGGGACCCAAATCCACCCTCCGAGTCCTCAGACATGGACTGGAGGTATGTGTACTGCTATTCCACCTCCCATCACACATTCACATCCCAGAAAGTGCTCACGCGCACATTCTCTTGGTGTGGCACATGCCACAGAATTATTTGAACAATGACAACATTTTAACAAAGTCATGCGGATACTCACTCACATGCACACCGGAAACCAGAGTTGGGACAGAGTTTGGGTTTTAAGTTTCTTGTGCTGTTGCTTTTCTCACACACCAGCTCATGTTTGACGTGTTTAAGAAGCTGGATGAAATGATGATATGCATGTCTTCTCTGACAAAGCACCGGAGAGTGTGTGTATACCTCTGATCTCAGTAGATCTCAACATGTTAATGCAGAGGTAACAGACTGGTAAATTCTTAGGTTAGATTACAATGAAAGTGATCAGTGATTGTTCCCTCCAGGTATCAGAGATGGCTGTGTCTGAGCTGCCCGGTAACCCCAATGCTGTGTGGACTGTGCGCCGACACATTGAAGGTGCTTCTTCTTTTTATTGAATTTTTATGAATACATCAACTAGTTGCAAGTTATTCTCCCTTCTACCTCATTATAGTCCACTTCTGCAGTATTTGTTTGCAGTTATTGCATATGACATGGttgtaaagtggcattgttttatCTTAATACTGTCAAGTCTCATGTTGTAGTCTGGCATCAGAGTGCATTCTGGGGAAAGTCACTCAGCCAGACTATTCCCAGAAGTCATGTGATTTCAGAGATTTTTCCTGTCATGGTGTAGTGGCCTAGTTGCACTGTAGCTGCCTGTTAGACAGAGACCTGTTCAAGTGTGGCTTCACTTTCACTCTAGCATTCATCCATTACACAACACTTGGCTCATCCAACTGGTTAGCCTGCACAAGTCAGACATTGTAACTTCTACACACTGGGTTACAGATGTAGATTTCAAGATTGTGATGCCATGCTCTAGGTTAGTGAAAAACCAAAATAAGGGTATGAGATTGATTTGTAATTTCTTCATGTATCAGATTAGGGCACATTCCTCTGAAGTCTCATGGCAGGGTTTGTTGTGCTGTTGAAGTGATGAGTTTGTCATGTCTCTTCTCTGACAGAAATATCAATGGAGAGAATTTAAAACACCTCTGATCTCAGCGTTATACATTGTGAATAAATAAACTCATcataaaaataaatgtccctttttcaggtccctgtctttcaaagataattagtaaaaatccaagtaacttcacagatcttcattgtaaagggtttaaaaactgtttcccatgcttgttcaatgaaccataaacaattaatgaacatgcacctgtggaatggtcgttaacctctctgggctaggtcccaccctagtcaacagccagtggaatcgcaggcgcgaaatacaaatacctcaaaaatgctataacttcaatttctcaaacatatgactattttacacaatttgaaagataagactctcgttaacctctctagggtatgtgggacaaaatcggagaagtctcgtgaacgcgcatctgtctcactgtccccaggcaggccacttacaaactctgctgctgtactttgcccagagacaggagacgcgtcattccgctttctgaacgctttagggagccaatggaagccttagaaagtgtcacgtaacagcacagatgctgtaatttcgatagagatgcaacagaaggactacaaattgtcagacaggccacttcctgcatggaatcttctcaggtttttgcctgccatatgagttctgttatactcagacaccattcaaaccgttttagaaactttagtgttttctatccaaatctactaattatatgcatattctcgtttctgggcaagagtagtaatcagtttaaatcgggtacgttttttaatccggccgtgaaaatactgccccctagcccagacaggttaagacactaacagcttacagacggtaggcaattaaggtcaccgttatgaaaacttaggacactaaacaggcctttctactgactctgaaaaacaccaaaagaaagatgcccagggtccctgctcatctgcgtgaacgtgccttaggcatgctgcaaggaggcatgaggactgcagatgtggccagggcaatatgtctgtactgtgagacgcctaagacagcgctacaggtagACAGGGCAGACAGGCGATCGTCCTCGCAAGGGCAGAttacgtgtaacaacacctgcacgggATCGGTACACCCgagcatcacacctgcgggacaggtacaggatggcaacaacaacttcccgagttacaccaggaacgcacaatccctccatcagtgctcagactgtccgcgataggctgagagaggctggactgagggcttgtaggcctgttgtaaggcaggtcctcactagacatcaccggcaacaacttcgcctatgggcacaaacccaccgtcgctggaccagacaggactggcaaaaagtgctcttcactgacgagtcgcgattttgtctcaccaggggtgatggtcggattcgcgtttatcatcgaaggaatgagcgttacaccgaggcctgtactctagagcgggattgatttggagttggagggtccgtcatggtctggggcggtgtgtcacagcatcatcggactgagcttgttgtcattgcaggcaatctcaacggtgtgcgttacagggaagacatcctcctccctcatgtggtacccttcctgcaggctcatcctgacatgaccctccagcatgacaatgacaccagccatactgctcgttctgtgcatgatttcctgcaagacaggaatgtcagtgttctgccatggccagcgaagagcccggatctcaatcccattgagcacgtctgggacctgttggatcggagggtgagggctgggGCCATTCccctcccagaaatgtccgggaacttgcaggtgccttggtgtaaGAACTGgccaatctggtgcagtccatgaggaggagatgcactgcagtacttaatgcagctggtggccacaccagatactgactgttacttttgattttcatcccctcccctttgttcagggacacattattccatttctgttagtcacatgtctgtggaacttgttcagtttgtctgttgttgaatcttatgttcatacaaatatttacacgttaagtttgccgaaaataaacgcagttgtcagtgagaggacatttctttttttgttaaGTTTAAATGTGGTTTGTTATTGATGAATTGCTTCATGTATCAGATTAACACTAAACCATAGGTTTATTGAATGAAAGGAAGGGTCCAGAAATCCCCTCTGTGTGAAACTCTTACTCATTTAAACACCTCTTCTCCTCCAGATGAGTTTGACGCATACATCATTGTTTCCTTCGTCAACGCCACCCTGGTTCTGTCTATCGGTGAGACTGTAGAGGAAGTGACAGACTCTGGCTTCCTGGGGACCACCCCCACCCTCTCCTGCTCTTTGCTGGGGGAGGATGCTCTTGTGCAGGTCAGTCACCCACACTACACACGCCTCTCACAGGCCTGATGTTATGTTCTGGACGGAATACAATGCTAATGGTAGAAGTGAAGATGAAGTGTATGACAGATTTAATATTGCTGTTGAAGTGATGAGTCTTCATGTCTCTTCTCTGACATTACAATGGAGAGAGCATAAACACCTCTGATCTCAGATACACAAACATTAGACACCCTGGCCAGGCACCTTCCCCAGCCCTGTGTAAACTGAATAACCCTGTTGTATAGGTGTATCCTGATGGGATCCGTCACATCCGTGCTGATAAGCGTGTGAATGAGTGGAAGACTCCAGGGAAGAAGACCATTGTGCGCTGTGCAGTCAACCAGAGGCAGGTGGTCATCGCTCTGACCGGAGGAGAGCTGGTCTACTTTGAGATGGACCCTGTGAGTATACTTTCATCCCCTGGGTGTCTAGTTCGGTCTTTGAGTTTGACCAAGTTTCATCTGCTTTTTGCAAATATCCAGAAGTCTCTCCTGCTCAGTGTAAAGGTTATATTTCTTCTGACAGTAAATGTTTATGATAAccttcccctctgtctctccccccagTCTGGCCAGCTGAATGAGTAcacagagaggaaggagatgtCAGCTGACGTGGTGTGTATGAGCCTGGCCAATGTCCCCCCTGGCGAGCAGCGCTCCCGTTTCCTGGCGGTGGGGCTGGTGGATAACACCGTCCGCATCATCTCACTGGACCCCTCGGTACGACTCTCACCGTACTCTGTCTAGCCCGTGcgatctgtttgtctgtctgtttaggATGGATCTGATTCATACTGACTACTCTGCGAGTTGGTAACAAGCACCAGATGTTCTTGGACAATTACAAGGAAACTCTTCTAGAGCTCGTTTTCTCTGCtcaagttttttttgttgcatttccAGCCAGGGTGGAAAAAACAAAGTTCAAATCCAAATAACACATTGTGAATATTTGCCCTCTTTTTAGCATGCGTTTATCTCTCAAAGCTGCGTTTGTAGCCACTTacccctgtgtgtgtttgtggtgtaggACTGTCTCCAGCCCCTCAGTATGCAGGCCCTGCCAGCACAGCCTGAGTCTCTGTGTATAGTGGAGATGGGAGGAGTGGAGAAGGAAGATGAGCTAGGAGTGAAGGGCACTGTCGGCTTCCTCTACCTCAACATCGGACTGCAGGTAAAATACACTATGACCAAAAGCTtgacgaacatctcattccaaaatcatggtcattaatatagacttggtccccctttgctgctgtgacagcctccactcttctgaaaaggctttccaatagatgttggaacattgctgtggggacttgcttccattcagcctcgagcgttagtgaggtcgggcactgatgttgtgcgattaggcctggctcgcagtcggcgttccaattcatcccaaaggtgtccgatggggttgaggtcagggctctgtgcaggccagtcccgttcttccacaccaatcttgacaaaccatttctgtatggacaatGCATGGGTGCatagtcatgctgaaacaggaaagggcctgtcAGAACAGAAATTACAAGAGtatgttataatgctgttattgcatcaaatgggtGTTTTATGTAACAGAATAAGGGGTTGTTAAAACACTCATCTacgtgtgttctactgaggatggccCTCAGAGATTTACGAGGCCTTTGGGTgataccgcattccagagcatgagtaaATGTTTCTGTACTGGGGTACCAGGGGGAGATGACTctggggccagaccctggtctctacacaatgagatactgtctgctgtgaattataagtatatttcatactaatcttaaccttgtgacccattccataaaTCTGTTTGTCATGTAGCCTGAAGGGAGTgaatcttggctataaaagacctttgcGTTTTTGACTCGGGGCTCTGAACGATTCGTTGACCAGCCATTATTAACGTggagcactcaatcgattcactttatatgtgtgtgttgtattgacctgctcccttatgaacaagtgaataaagatttagttaaGTATAACTGTGACTTATGTGCTAAgtttctctcctcatttgatagtaaagaaattaaccaccacaggccttccccacaaagttggaagcacagaatcgtctagaatgctgtagcgttaagatttcccttcactggaactaaagggcctagcccaaaccatgaaaaacagccccagaccattattcctcctccaccaaactttacagttggcactatgcattcggacagATAATGTTCTCCTTGcaagattcgtccatcggactgccagatggtgaagcgtgatgcatcactccagagaacacgtttccactgctccagagtccagtggtggcgagctttacaccactccagccgacgcatgGTAATTTTAggattgtgtgcggctgctcgaccatggaaatccatttcatgtagttcccgacgaacagtttttgtgctgatgttgcttccagaggcagtctggaactcggcagtgagtgttgcaacggtcctgttctgtgagcttgtgtggcctacatgTCAGCGGCTGAGCGGTTGTTtgtcctagacgtttccacttcacaataacagtacagTTGTTCCgggtcagctctagcagggcagaaatttcacaaactgactggaaaggtggcatcctataacgttgccatgttgaaagtcactgagcttttcagtaaggccattctactgccaatgtttgtctatgaagattgcatggccgtgtgctcgactttatacacctgtcagcaacaggtgttgccgaatccactaatttgaaggggtgtccacatacttttgtctgtatatagagtgtatatgTTCTCTGTGTTGAGGAAGAGTTTGAGTGGAGGGATATTGTGGTGCTGTTGAAGTGATGAGTTTTCTCATGTCTCTTTTCTGACAAATAATGGAGATTTTAAAACACCTCTGATCTcagcatacagtatatattttcacACCTACACTATCAGTTACTGCCTGTTTACTTCTGCCAGTGTATTACTTGATATTTTGTGCTTTGTTGGAACACATACTAGAGCTTTTATTTGTGACGTTAACATGTCTGTCTTTCCTCAGAATGGTGTGTTGCTCAGGACCGTGCTGGACCCAGTGACTGGAGACCTGTCTGATACTCGTACTCGGTACTTGGGGTCGCGACCTGTGAAGCTTTTCCGCGTCAGGATGCAGGGACAGGAAGCTGTAAGTGAAATCCTATTAGTTGGTATGTTTTTGCAGCTTTATGGAGCTGAAACATAACATTGAGGCTGTGTGTATTTGTATCCTCTCTGACCTCTCCATCTCCTTCAGGTGTTGGCCATGTCTAGTCGCTCCTGGCTGAGTTATTCCTACCAGTCCCGATTCCATCTGACGCCCCTGTCCTATGAGACGCTGGAATATGCCTCTGGCTTCGCCTCTGAACAGTGTCCAGAGGGCATTGTGGCAATCTCCACCAACACCctgaggtacacacacaaacacagagagaactaAAGTAAAcacatctacactgagtgtacaaaacattaggaacacatgctctttccatgacataaactgaccaggtgaatccaggtgaaagctatgatcccttattgacgtcacttgttaatccacttcaatcagtgtagatgaaggggaggagacaggtcaaagaaggatatttaacttcttgcggatcagtgggacgctaccgtcccatttCAACaccttccggtgaaattgcacagcgccaaattcaaattaaattactatgaatatttaactttcatcatttacattacatttacgtcatttagcagacgctcttatccacttcatcacaagtgcaatacatcaaaataaagcttaacttgttgttaatccatccagccgtgtcagatttcaacaaggctttatggcgaaagcaaaccatgcgattatctgaagacagcacacaaatgcataacaaatcattttcaaccagggagttgcgacacgaaagtcagaaatagcgatgtAATATATGCCTTatttcttctgttggcactccaaaaggtcccactTACATAACAAatagtccttttgttcgattaagtccttctttatatccataaaaactcagtttagctggcgcgcttcagtcaataatccactcggtttccctccttcaaaatgcatacaaaatgaatcccaaacgttaccaataaacttatccaaacaagtcaatcaacgtttataatcaaacaataggtaccctaatacgcaaataaacgatacaatttaagacgttgaatcgttattgtctttaccggagataaacaaaaagaacgcaCTGTCTCGGCCATGCGCtttgaaacactacagccaaaatgggagccacttagaaaaactaacttctccctcatttttctttaaaccagcctgaaactctttctaaagactgttgacatctagtggaagccctaggaactgcaatttgggagggtttcgccttataataaaaatgccagccattgaaatcagcgGTAGGctgaatttcttttttttttgggatggtttgtcctcggggtttcgcctgccatttcagttctgttatactcacagacattattttaacagttgatagaaacgttagtgttttctatccaaatctaccaatatgcatatcctagcttctgggcctgagtagcaggcagtttactttgggcacgcttttcatccggacgtcaaaataccaccccctatcccaaagaagttaagccttgagacatggattgtgtatgtgtgtcattcagagggtgaatgggcaagacacaatatttaagtgcctttgaatgggttatggtagtaggtgccaggtgcactggtttgtgtcatgTGGTTTATctctcaaaggacatccagccaacttgacacaactgtggaaagcattggaatcaacatggtccagcatccctgtggaatgcttttgccaccttgtagagtccatacccagacaaattgaggctgttctgagggcaaaaagtagggcaactcaatattaggaaggtattcttaTTGTTTTGTGTACACTCAGTGTCTATTGAGGAAATGTATTCATTGACAAGGCTTGAAGGTAGAGCAGTTATGCTGTTGAAGTGATGAGTCTTCATGTCTCTTCTCTGACAAACCAATGGAGAGAGTGTAAACATCTCTGATCTCAGCATATTCACAGATCACATCTAATTTTCTCTCATTCACCCTCAACCATCCTCATTCTCAATTATAATGCTGATATTTATCTTATGAGGGATATGTCCCATTTACTTTTTGAAATGTTATTTCCGTTCCCATTATGGCTGAGTTGTGGCATGGCACACTTGTTACGTGGTACACATCTTCTGACACTGCCTTTGTTTCCCTCTTAGGATTCTGGCCTTGGAGAAGCTGGGTGCCGTGTTCAACCAGGTGGCCTTCCCCCTGCAGTACACACCTCGCAAGTTTGTCATTCACCCAGAGACAAACAACCTGATACTCATAGAGACTGATCACAATGCCTACACAGAGGCCACCAAGGCCCAGCGCAAGCAGCAGATGGCAGAGGTATGGTTCTGTTctgactgagagagggagagggctgagGCTACGTGTTGTACACCCAGGCTGTGTAGATTGTGTGGGCTGATATTATGAAAGCGTAGATATAAGTTAGGCAAAACTTCCATGTAAATAATTgacaattgttttttttatagcaCTTTTCTAAAACCCGAAGAGGCTTAATTGAAGGCAGGGTTTGAGGCGAGGGGTTTTATGCTGTTGACGTGATGAGTTTCTCATGTCTCTTCTCTGACAGAATAATGGAGAGAGCTTTAAACATCTCTGATCTCAGCATGTATACAGAGATTACACACAGTGTAGAGATTGACATGGGGAATTAGACTAATACTTTGCTTACACTTATGTAGATatctctcaccccctcctccctacttttctttctctctgtttgtaACTGACGCTGACACCACTTCTGTGTTGTTCCCTTCTATAGGAGATGGTTGAGGCAGCTGGTGAGGATGAGAGGGAGCTGGCAGCAGAGATGGCTGCTGCCTTCCTCAATGAGAACTTGCCAGAGGCCATCTTTGGGGCGCCCAAGGCCGGGTCTGGCCAGTGGGCCTCTCTGGTGCGTCTGGTCAACCCCATCCAGGGAACCACTCTGGACCTTGTCCAACTGGAGCAGAATGAGGCTGCCTTCAGGTGAGGACAGGATGGATGAATGGAAAAGAGCTccccagcttgtagtcctaaaaaaacAAAATGAATGAATTCTGGTTCCTTTagccattcctatgggggaaatTATTGGAGAAAGAATGGGGTTTGGGATAAATGCCAAAATAAGGtcagatcttatacgttttgttctatgagataatgtTATGGCCCTATAAAGTCAGCGCTGCAAAAAAAGCAGACGGAATCACAGAATCCTGGCATTTAAACGGAATTCaacaacatacattttttttattgaagtTAATAGGAAATCAACTTATGAAAATGAATTAGCTCAAGTTAAACATAAGACGTGAACAAAATGCATCATGAACCATATACGAGTAAAGTCatattgtataaaatattttttttacaacgtCTGTGATGGATGCAGTCAAATAATTTGTTTGTTTGACATGGTGGgaacttttgtgaaacaaaaATCATGtgggaaatggcagtggaaacgcctttatgcgcaaatattgatgtAATAACCATATCAAAGTACATTTGGAGTCAtgcgatgatatgttgtgtggtcctcccactaccacttgggaaaccatgcagtttattaggctacaaatGCATTAAGTTATGataaacttcacagggtggtgaaagtgcacagtgtcGAGCTTGATGCTTCTTTCCAaaaaatattgagggtcttattctggtgacatgatgatcgatgcttggctgccatttgacaaataaaaatgttgttGCTCCTATCCCTGGTAATctgctgttgcaaaagcagcagctactcttcacacaaaacatgaagcatgacataatacagaacattaatatacaagaacagctcaaggacagaactacatcaataaaaatgttaaataaaaggcacacgtagcctacatatcaacaccaatacacacacaaactatctagatcaaataggggagaggtgttgtgccgtggggtgttgctttatctgttttttgaaaccaggtttgcttttCATTTAAGCAATATGAGATGGGAGTTCCATACAataatggctctgtataatactgtacgctttcttgaatttgttctggatttggggactgtgaaaagacccctggtggcatgtctggtagggtaagtgtgtgtcagagctgtgtgtaaattgtCTATGTTAACAATTTGGGATTtaacacaatgtttcttataaaaagaagatgcagtcagtctttcctcaactcttagccaagagagactggcatgcgtAGTGTTTATATCCGCATTcagattacaatgaagagcaagacgtgccgctctgttctgggccagctg comes from Salmo trutta chromosome 7, fSalTru1.1, whole genome shotgun sequence and encodes:
- the sf3b3 gene encoding splicing factor 3B subunit 3; its protein translation is MFLYNLTLQRATGITHAIHGNFSGTKMQEIVVSRGKIIELLRPDANTGKVHTLLTMEVFGIIRSLMAFRLTGGTKDYIVVGSDSGRIVILEYHPSKNMFEKIHQETFGKSGCRRIVPGQFLAVDPKGRAVMIGAIEKQKLVYILNRDAAARLTISSPLEAHKANTLVYHVVGVDVGFENPMFACLEMDYEEADNDPTGEAAANTQQTLTFYELDLGLNHVVRKYSEALEEHGNFLITVPGGSDGPSGVLICSENYITYKNFGDQPDIRCPIPRRRNDLDDPERGMIFVCSATHKTKSMFFFLAQTEQGDIFKVTLETDEEMVTEIRMKYFDTIPVATSMCVLKTGFLFVSSEFGNHYLYQIAHLGDDDEEPEFSSAMPLEEGDTFFFQPRPLKNLVLVDEQENLSPIMSCQIADLANEDTPQLYVACGRGPKSTLRVLRHGLEVSEMAVSELPGNPNAVWTVRRHIEDEFDAYIIVSFVNATLVLSIGETVEEVTDSGFLGTTPTLSCSLLGEDALVQVYPDGIRHIRADKRVNEWKTPGKKTIVRCAVNQRQVVIALTGGELVYFEMDPSGQLNEYTERKEMSADVVCMSLANVPPGEQRSRFLAVGLVDNTVRIISLDPSDCLQPLSMQALPAQPESLCIVEMGGVEKEDELGVKGTVGFLYLNIGLQNGVLLRTVLDPVTGDLSDTRTRYLGSRPVKLFRVRMQGQEAVLAMSSRSWLSYSYQSRFHLTPLSYETLEYASGFASEQCPEGIVAISTNTLRILALEKLGAVFNQVAFPLQYTPRKFVIHPETNNLILIETDHNAYTEATKAQRKQQMAEEMVEAAGEDERELAAEMAAAFLNENLPEAIFGAPKAGSGQWASLVRLVNPIQGTTLDLVQLEQNEAAFSVTVCRFASGGEDWYVLVGVARDMILNPRSVGGGFIYTYRLGGGGDKLEFMHKTPVEDVPLAIAPFQGRVLVGVGKLLRIYDLGKKKLLRKCENKHVPNLVTGIHTIGQRVIVTDVQESLFWVRYKRNENQLIIFADDTHPRWVTTACLLDYDTMASADKFGNISIVRLPPNTSDDVDEDPTGNKALWDRGLLNGASQKAEVIMNYHIGETVLSLQKTTLIPGGSESLVYTTLSGGIGILVPFTSHEDHDFFQHLEMHMRSEFPPLCGRDHLSFRSYYFPVKNVIDGDLCEQFNSMDPHKQKSVAEELDRTPPEVSKKLEDIRTRYAF